A genomic stretch from Penaeus vannamei isolate JL-2024 chromosome 6, ASM4276789v1, whole genome shotgun sequence includes:
- the LOC113826149 gene encoding caldesmon: MVLGSSLCLGGSLLILLAMSHKAQGDQHRSQHAVHGSRQEQHHHLHGPHRDSTQPHQHAEAPTGRGKHEGAGQEKFLFEKYEARRQYMRSRRLQQEITDTKTRRSDIETQEMIERIKKRLDALRDEWESERAGKQASHYASRQKRLWKRSDAEGAERVEAQGQESDVPAAEVSLPEDTKVDLMEIMDHLEELREMFALTDNAEIQEALAEASSIRNENWMDEISEEMLEKLRRALIQEDPQILERLAIAEETVPEFLAELLRSKQGREAASRNQHEADEGEDDRKGRMEEGPAELGESPAEGEQEPGNENVEIKDGRAKTPIQEEKGLRTTDTGNKSEPDEGFFEEDEPRRSEGDAERGEEMFEDMAASGNGRDALELLKLMSAESSKDLVPGNPVLSLVQPEDMAPSSPAENRFSTNEEIIQIVSLEEGKFGRLGKDSDGEGMRPTLPGGEGAHLEGSIRRTSGRTEGDESRSSSELRSHVEDEHLLEDLRQKTLDLIQKSRRRYSAEDASKAIEFMEMIFISSPGRDNEDKPQAPASKGEAGAADTELMDGDQRRLGEMDRAGGADAPRSPGGNIIPKPEGDAPEPAVLEAATWEAARTAMSLPEDFHGSPEQAELLLSQVDLRMLQGEENEQEVVAEPEARLRCIGGSLCRSCARYSMLYSGYALCCYKCGVYPVVTPRGADYYVCDCLYQ; this comes from the exons ATGGTTCTCGGCAGCAGTCTGTGCCTCGGTGGGTCCCTCCTGATCCTCCTGGCGATGTCGCACAAGGCACAAGGGGATCAGCATCGCTCCCAGCACGCGGTGCACGGGTCCCGCCAGgagcagcaccaccacctccacgggCCGCACAGAGACAGCACGCAGCCTCATCAGCATGCAGAGGCGCCGACCGGCCGTGGCAAGCACGAGGGCGCCGGGCAGGAGAAATTCCTGTTTGAGAAGTACGAGGCAAGGAGGCAGTACATGAGGTCGAGGCGATTGCAACAGGAAATAACAGATACAAAAACGAGACGAAGCGATATAGAGACTCAGGAAAtgatagagagaataaagaagagattgGATGCGCTGAGAGACGAATGGGAAAGCGAGagagcaggcaagcaagcaagccacTATGCATCGCGCCAAAAACGACTGTGGAAGAGAAGTGATGCTGAAGGGGCGGAACGTGTCGAAGCGCAAGGACAAGAGTCTGACGTCCCTGCGGCAGAAGTCAGTTTGCCAGAAGACACGAAAGTAGACCTCATGGAGATCATGGACCACTTAGAGGAACTGCGAGAAATGTTTGCACTTACGGATAATGCAGAAATACAGGAAGCTTTGGCAGAAGCTTCTAGCATAAGAAATGAGAACTGGATGGATGAGATATCTGAGGAAATGCTGGAAAAGCTCAGAAGAGCTCTTATTCAGGAAGATCCCCAGATTTTGGAAAGGCTCGCAATAGCAGAGGAAACTGTTCCAGAATTTCTGGCTGAGCTGCTAAGAAGCAAGCAGGGCAGAGAGGCCGCATCCAGGAATCAGCATGAGGCCGATGAAGGCGAGGACGACCGCAAGGGCAGGATGGAAGAAGGTCCGGCGGAACTTGGAGAAAGTCCCGCGGAAGGAGAGCAGGAACCGGGGAACGAAAACGTGGAAATTAAAGATGGCCGAGCAAAGACTCCCATTCAGGAGGAAAAAGGACTTCGGACTACTGACACGGGAAATAAAAGCGAACCGGACGAGGGTTTCTTCGAAGAGGACGAACCGAGGAGAAGCGAAGGCGATGCCGAGCGCGGGGAAGAGATGTTCGAAGACATGGCTGCTTCAGGAAACGGCCGCGACGCTTTGGAACTTTTAAAACTAATGTCCGCAGAATCAAGCAAAGACCTGGTCCCAGGAAATCCCGTCTTATCGTTAGTTCAGCCGGAAGACATGGCGCCTTCTTCCCCCGCGGAAAATAGGTTTAGTACAAATGAGGAGATTATTCAGATTGTTTCATTAGAGGAGGGGAAGTTCGGGCGCCTGGGGAAGGACAGTGACGGCGAAGGAATGCGTCCCACGCTGCCTGGAGGAGAAGGCGCGCATTTGGAGGGCTCGATAAGACGCACTTCCGGGAGAACAGAAGGGGACGAAAGCCGTTCGAGCTCAGAGTTGAGAAGTCACGTTGAAGATGAGCATTTGCTGGAAGACCTGAGGCAGAAGACGCTGGACCTCATTCAGAAGTCGAGAAGGCGATACAGCGCCGAGGACGCGAGCAAAGCTATCGAGTTTATGGAAATGATCTTTATATCGTCTCCCG GCCGTGATAATGAG GACAAACCACAAGCCCCAGCATCGAAAGGGGAAGCCGGCGCAGCAGACACAGAGTTGATGGATGGTGATCAACGACGTCTGGGGGAGATGGACCGCGCGGGGGGAGCAGACGCGCCGAGGTCACCGGGCGGCAACATCATCCCCAAACCTGAAG GTGACGCCCCGGAGCCCGCCGTCCTGGAGGCGGCCACGTGGGAGGCCGCGAGGACGGCCATGAGCCTGCCGGAAGACTTCCATGGCTCGCCTGAGCAAGCAGAGCTCTTGTTAAGCCAGGTGGATTTGCGGATGTTGCAGGGCGAGGAAAATGAACAGGAGGTCGTGGCCGAACCCGAG GCGCGGCTGAGGTGCATCGGCGGCAGTCTGTGCAGGAGCTGCGCGCGCTACTCCATGCTCTACTCGGGCTACGCGCTGTGCTGCTACAAGTGCGGAGTGTACCCAGTGGTGACGCCGCGGGGAGCTGACTATTACGTGTGCGACTGTTTGTACCAGTGA